One stretch of Zhihengliuella flava DNA includes these proteins:
- the hemE gene encoding uroporphyrinogen decarboxylase yields MTLSASHPLMDGRTADSPLISAYRGQTPSRRPVWFMRQAGRSLPEYRRVREGIGMLESCLQPELAAEITLQPVRRHDVDAAIFFSDIVIPLKLAGVGVDIVSGVGPVLDRPVRTAADVAALPTLEDAALDPIREAVARTVDELGHTPLIGFAGAPFTLAAYMVEGRPSRDHLGPRTMMHAAPETWAALANWAAEVSGQFLRAQVEAGASAAQLFDSWAGSLGRADYERHVAPASARALDAVRDTGVPLVHFGTGTSEILQPMRDVGVDVVGVDYRLPLDEANRRLGGTVPLQGNIDPALLDAPWEVLEAHVREVIAAGEAAPGHVLNLGHGVPPTTDPEVLTRLVSLIHSIDVTGGQ; encoded by the coding sequence ATGACCTTGAGCGCTAGCCACCCGCTGATGGATGGCCGTACTGCTGATTCCCCGTTGATCTCCGCGTACCGCGGTCAGACGCCGTCGCGCCGCCCCGTGTGGTTCATGCGTCAGGCGGGGCGCTCCCTGCCGGAGTACCGCCGGGTGCGCGAGGGGATCGGCATGCTCGAGTCCTGCCTTCAGCCCGAGCTGGCGGCTGAGATCACGCTGCAGCCCGTGCGGCGCCACGACGTCGATGCCGCGATCTTCTTTTCCGACATCGTCATTCCGCTGAAGCTGGCCGGGGTGGGCGTCGACATTGTCTCCGGAGTCGGGCCCGTGCTGGACCGCCCCGTCCGGACCGCCGCCGACGTCGCGGCGTTGCCCACGCTGGAGGATGCGGCGCTCGACCCCATCCGCGAGGCCGTCGCCCGGACGGTGGACGAGCTGGGGCACACCCCGCTCATCGGCTTCGCGGGTGCGCCCTTCACCTTGGCCGCCTACATGGTCGAGGGCCGCCCGTCCCGGGATCACTTGGGCCCGCGGACCATGATGCACGCCGCACCCGAGACTTGGGCCGCCCTGGCGAACTGGGCCGCTGAGGTTTCCGGCCAGTTCCTCCGCGCGCAGGTGGAAGCCGGCGCGTCCGCCGCCCAGCTCTTCGATTCATGGGCCGGCAGCCTCGGCCGCGCCGACTACGAACGTCACGTCGCCCCGGCCTCCGCTCGCGCCCTCGACGCGGTGCGGGATACCGGAGTGCCGTTGGTGCACTTTGGCACCGGGACCTCGGAGATCCTGCAGCCCATGCGCGACGTCGGCGTCGACGTCGTAGGCGTCGACTACCGGCTGCCGCTGGACGAGGCCAATCGCCGCTTGGGCGGTACCGTGCCGCTGCAGGGCAACATCGACCCAGCGCTGCTGGATGCACCGTGGGAGGTTCTCGAGGCCCACGTGCGTGAGGTCATCGCGGCGGGTGAGGCTGCGCCCGGCCACGTGTTGAATCTGGGACACGGCGTCCCGCCAACGACTGATCCTGAGGTGTTGACCCGACTGGTGAGCCTCATTCACTCGATAGATGTGACTGGAGGACAGTGA
- the hemG gene encoding protoporphyrinogen oxidase, which yields MKRTPAQPAAAVIGGGMSGLVAARELATAGFAVTVLEASQRLGGSVHAHEVAGLSLDAGAESFATRTTAVADLLEELGLADDIEYPAAGDAWLQTPNAVRKLPSTGVLGIPADPLAPDVKAVIGQTAALRAAADLAAPVSKHLTDGAMSLGELVRNRMGHAVLDSLVTPVVSGVHSADPDALDVDAVAPGLRAAVVKHGSLARAVGSMRQAAPAGSAVGSLTGGMHRLTAALVEELTDRGVDVRTGARVSRLAAREDEYTVVWSETEEALAVSRVVIATDGPSAVDLAAQLDPDLAVYRPEPGAGVSLVTLVLDYPELDVAPRGNGVLVAPETEGIGAKALTHATAKWQWLAAEAGPGTQVLRLSYGRLSERHARLADADDETLYHAAVSDASALLDVDVTEQDVLGWDVIRHRGALPFATTGHRQRVDAFRAALAKHRRLDAVGGWLSGTGLAAVVADARARTRITAR from the coding sequence GTGAAACGAACCCCAGCTCAGCCAGCCGCCGCGGTCATTGGCGGCGGAATGTCCGGCCTCGTCGCTGCGCGCGAACTGGCGACGGCAGGCTTCGCCGTGACCGTTCTCGAGGCGTCCCAGCGCCTCGGCGGGAGTGTTCACGCCCATGAAGTCGCCGGTCTGTCCCTGGACGCGGGGGCGGAGTCCTTCGCGACCCGCACGACGGCCGTCGCGGACCTGCTGGAGGAGTTGGGGCTGGCCGACGACATCGAGTACCCGGCCGCCGGAGATGCGTGGCTGCAGACCCCCAACGCCGTCCGCAAACTCCCGAGCACGGGCGTTCTGGGCATTCCCGCGGATCCTCTGGCCCCAGACGTCAAGGCCGTGATCGGACAAACGGCCGCCCTCCGGGCCGCGGCGGACCTCGCCGCACCGGTCAGCAAGCACCTGACCGACGGGGCCATGAGCCTCGGGGAGCTGGTGCGCAACCGGATGGGGCACGCCGTGCTCGACTCGCTGGTGACGCCGGTGGTTTCCGGGGTGCATTCGGCCGATCCGGATGCCCTCGACGTCGATGCCGTCGCTCCGGGGCTGCGCGCCGCCGTCGTCAAGCACGGGTCGCTGGCCCGCGCAGTGGGGTCGATGCGCCAAGCCGCCCCGGCCGGGTCGGCCGTGGGCTCCCTGACGGGAGGCATGCACCGGCTGACCGCCGCGCTCGTCGAGGAGCTGACCGACCGCGGCGTGGACGTGCGCACCGGAGCGCGCGTCAGCCGGCTGGCGGCCCGCGAGGACGAATACACCGTGGTGTGGTCCGAGACGGAGGAAGCGCTGGCCGTCTCCCGCGTGGTGATTGCGACGGACGGGCCGTCCGCCGTCGACCTCGCCGCGCAGCTGGATCCGGATCTGGCGGTCTACCGTCCCGAGCCCGGCGCGGGCGTTTCCCTCGTGACGCTCGTTCTTGACTATCCGGAGCTGGACGTCGCCCCACGGGGCAACGGCGTCCTGGTCGCCCCGGAAACTGAGGGGATTGGGGCCAAGGCTCTGACCCATGCGACAGCGAAATGGCAGTGGCTGGCTGCGGAGGCAGGGCCCGGAACGCAGGTGTTGCGATTGTCCTACGGGCGCCTCTCCGAGCGTCACGCCCGGCTGGCCGATGCCGACGACGAGACGCTGTACCACGCAGCCGTGTCCGATGCGTCCGCACTACTTGATGTCGACGTGACGGAACAGGACGTCCTCGGGTGGGACGTGATCCGCCACCGGGGTGCCTTGCCGTTTGCAACGACGGGCCACCGTCAGCGCGTTGACGCGTTCCGCGCGGCGCTGGCCAAGCACCGCAGGCTGGACGCCGTGGGTGGCTGGCTGTCCGGCACGGGTCTGGCCGCCGTCGTGGCCGATGCCCGGGCAAGAACCCGCATTACGGCCCGCTAG
- the hemQ gene encoding hydrogen peroxide-dependent heme synthase, with protein sequence MNENRSNSPVLADREREGDTMHFTLWTVFKRESGLDRSEGVAAFEALVADLAARGITLRGAYDVSSMRADADVMIWLHGTQAEDLQDAVRQIRRSDLFAETSIVWSGMGVHREAEFAKTHSPAFARGVDSKEWMTVYPFVRSYDWYLLDPQERGTMLRDHGILGRDFPEINANTVAAFALGDYEWMICLEAPQLIDLVDMMRHLRYTDARNHVREEIPFYTGRMIDAAQIAEVLR encoded by the coding sequence ATGAACGAGAATCGTTCAAACAGCCCCGTGCTCGCCGATCGCGAGCGCGAGGGAGACACCATGCACTTCACCCTGTGGACGGTCTTCAAGCGCGAGTCGGGCCTGGACCGGTCCGAGGGCGTGGCCGCGTTCGAGGCGCTCGTGGCCGATCTGGCGGCCCGCGGCATCACGCTGCGCGGAGCTTACGACGTCTCCTCGATGCGCGCCGACGCGGACGTGATGATCTGGCTGCACGGAACCCAGGCGGAAGATCTGCAGGATGCGGTGCGCCAAATTCGCCGTTCCGACCTCTTCGCCGAGACCTCGATCGTGTGGTCCGGGATGGGCGTGCATCGCGAGGCCGAGTTTGCCAAGACGCATTCGCCGGCTTTCGCCCGCGGCGTCGACTCCAAGGAGTGGATGACCGTGTACCCGTTCGTCCGCTCCTATGACTGGTACCTGTTGGACCCCCAGGAGCGTGGCACGATGCTGCGCGATCACGGCATTCTGGGCCGCGACTTCCCGGAGATCAACGCCAACACCGTGGCGGCCTTTGCCCTCGGCGACTACGAGTGGATGATCTGCCTCGAGGCACCCCAGCTCATCGACCTCGTGGATATGATGCGTCACCTGCGGTACACCGACGCCCGCAACCACGTACGGGAAGAAATCCCGTTCTACACTGGCCGCATGATTGATGCTGCCCAGATCGCGGAGGTGCTGCGCTAA
- a CDS encoding ferrochelatase, giving the protein MSRAENQSTPGLGYDAVLLASFGGPEGQEDVIPFLRNVTAGRGIPDERLEEVATHYRANGGVSPINEQNRDLLAALEAEIAGREWSLPLYWGNRNWDPYIPDALQQMYDDGHRRVLMLVTSAYAGYSSCCQYREDIDKGLEATGLGEQLEIVKIPQFFHDRAFITPFQEALATGITDVRAQLAAQGESEAQPKIVFVTHSIPTAIAEAQGPEHVKEEFGTDAYSAQHLAVARTLMETVPEAAGLEHSLVFQSRSGAPSTPWLEPDINDAIEEYAEQGTRGVVVMPIGFVSDHMEVKWDLDTEAKETAGELGLAFHRAPTPGIHAAFVSGLVDIVARQLEGAAPQQQANQKVPGTWDDICCVTGCRPRLTARSAAPRREESRTGPSGA; this is encoded by the coding sequence ATGAGCCGCGCAGAGAACCAGAGCACGCCAGGCTTGGGATACGACGCCGTCTTGCTGGCATCCTTCGGTGGCCCCGAGGGACAGGAAGACGTCATTCCCTTCCTGCGCAACGTCACGGCTGGCCGCGGGATCCCCGATGAGCGCCTGGAGGAAGTGGCCACGCACTACCGGGCCAACGGTGGCGTGAGCCCCATTAACGAACAGAACCGGGACTTGTTGGCCGCGCTGGAGGCGGAGATCGCCGGCCGCGAGTGGAGCCTGCCGCTGTATTGGGGCAACCGGAATTGGGATCCATACATCCCCGATGCACTCCAGCAAATGTACGACGACGGGCACCGCCGCGTGCTCATGCTGGTCACGAGCGCGTATGCCGGGTATTCCAGCTGCTGTCAGTACCGCGAAGATATCGACAAGGGGTTGGAAGCCACTGGCCTCGGCGAGCAGCTCGAGATCGTCAAGATCCCGCAGTTCTTCCACGACCGCGCTTTTATCACTCCCTTCCAAGAGGCTCTGGCCACCGGCATCACGGACGTTCGCGCCCAGCTAGCCGCTCAGGGGGAGTCCGAGGCGCAGCCAAAAATCGTGTTCGTCACGCACTCCATCCCGACGGCCATCGCTGAAGCCCAGGGTCCGGAGCACGTCAAGGAGGAGTTCGGCACCGACGCCTACTCGGCACAGCACCTGGCCGTGGCGCGCACGCTCATGGAAACGGTTCCGGAGGCAGCCGGCTTGGAGCACTCGCTCGTGTTCCAGTCCCGCTCCGGCGCGCCGAGCACACCGTGGCTCGAACCGGATATTAATGACGCCATCGAGGAGTACGCCGAGCAGGGGACTCGCGGCGTGGTGGTCATGCCGATCGGGTTTGTCTCCGATCACATGGAGGTTAAGTGGGACCTTGACACCGAGGCCAAGGAGACGGCCGGCGAGTTGGGGCTCGCGTTCCACCGCGCCCCTACGCCCGGCATCCACGCGGCCTTCGTGTCCGGACTGGTCGACATCGTCGCGCGGCAGCTGGAAGGCGCGGCGCCCCAGCAGCAGGCCAACCAGAAGGTCCCGGGCACGTGGGATGACATCTGCTGCGTGACCGGCTGCCGGCCGCGGCTGACGGCCCGCTCGGCCGCTCCGCGCCGTGAAGAGAGCAGGACGGGGCCGTCCGGAGCCTGA
- the hemC gene encoding hydroxymethylbilane synthase, whose translation MTTFTIGTRGSALATTQTGTVADALAELSGLTAHTTLVKTEGDVTSGSLAQLGGTGVFAAALRVALMEGRCDLAVHSLKDLPTQQPAGLSIAATPPRVDVRDALCARDGLTLEELPAGSTIGTGSPRRSAQLKYARPDLQIVDIRGNVGTRLGRVKGSPEQADDGGVGRDAQGDLDAVVLAAAGLERLGLQAHITQYLDPTVMLPAPGQGSLAVECRSEALAEDTALNRALAELDDDATRLAVTAERGLLARLEAGCAAPIGALATLEADVLALDAVVCAPDGSDVIRRRATTTEVTDAGAAALGVALAEQLLREGAAELAGL comes from the coding sequence ATGACGACCTTCACGATCGGAACGCGCGGCTCCGCGTTGGCGACCACCCAGACCGGGACGGTGGCTGACGCGCTGGCGGAACTGTCCGGGCTAACGGCGCACACGACGCTGGTCAAGACCGAGGGAGACGTGACCTCCGGCTCGCTCGCCCAGCTGGGTGGTACCGGCGTCTTCGCCGCAGCCCTGCGGGTGGCCCTCATGGAGGGCCGGTGTGACCTCGCGGTGCATTCCCTCAAGGATTTGCCGACGCAGCAGCCCGCAGGGCTGAGCATTGCCGCCACGCCGCCGCGCGTGGACGTTCGCGATGCACTGTGCGCCCGCGATGGCCTGACCCTGGAGGAACTGCCGGCTGGCTCGACCATTGGCACCGGCTCGCCGCGTCGCTCGGCCCAGCTGAAGTATGCGCGCCCCGACCTGCAGATCGTCGACATCCGAGGCAACGTCGGCACCCGGCTCGGGCGGGTCAAAGGCTCGCCGGAACAGGCCGACGACGGCGGCGTCGGCCGGGACGCCCAAGGAGACTTGGACGCCGTCGTCCTCGCCGCTGCCGGCCTCGAGCGGCTGGGGTTGCAGGCCCACATCACGCAGTATCTGGACCCCACCGTGATGCTTCCGGCGCCCGGACAGGGCAGCTTGGCGGTCGAATGCCGGAGCGAGGCCCTTGCCGAGGACACTGCGCTGAACCGAGCGCTCGCCGAGCTGGACGACGACGCCACACGGCTCGCCGTGACCGCCGAACGCGGGCTGCTGGCCCGGCTGGAGGCCGGCTGCGCGGCCCCGATTGGTGCCCTCGCCACTCTCGAGGCCGATGTCCTGGCGCTCGATGCCGTCGTGTGCGCTCCGGACGGGTCCGACGTGATCCGGCGCCGGGCAACGACCACCGAGGTGACCGATGCCGGGGCCGCAGCGCTGGGCGTGGCTCTTGCCGAGCAGCTGCTGCGCGAGGGCGCTGCGGAACTGGCGGGACTCTAG
- a CDS encoding uroporphyrinogen-III synthase, translating to MERLAGRTALVLRSPERASSTVEQLAARGANAVVCPVIDFELPSDTAALDAGVQRLASGGYDWLILTSLTTLRALEQRAVTLGLDLTRASKTRVAAVAEASAVAAQAAGLAVDFVPQEKTGAGLVAELPAAAGERVLVAQADIAARTVEAGLAERGLSVDVVTAYRTVDAPADPTRRLEVPVLGDHGAPAAAAPLVAPEHLAERISEIDAVLFTSPSIVRRFAQLAGTDFPGPAIAIGGTTAAELTRLGFQRVHTAQAPTPAAMVDAWAASLD from the coding sequence GTGGAACGACTAGCCGGGCGGACCGCGTTGGTCCTGCGGTCGCCGGAGCGAGCTTCCAGCACCGTGGAGCAGCTCGCGGCCCGCGGGGCGAATGCGGTGGTGTGTCCGGTGATCGACTTTGAGCTGCCGTCCGACACGGCCGCGCTCGACGCGGGGGTGCAGCGGCTCGCCAGCGGTGGCTATGACTGGTTGATCCTGACGTCGCTCACCACCCTGCGGGCGCTTGAGCAACGCGCGGTGACGCTCGGGCTCGACCTCACGCGCGCGTCGAAAACCCGGGTTGCCGCCGTCGCGGAGGCGTCCGCCGTGGCCGCGCAGGCCGCGGGACTGGCGGTTGACTTCGTGCCGCAGGAGAAGACGGGCGCAGGGCTGGTCGCTGAATTACCCGCCGCTGCCGGGGAGCGGGTCTTGGTGGCTCAAGCGGATATCGCCGCGCGCACGGTGGAGGCCGGTCTGGCCGAGCGGGGACTAAGCGTCGACGTCGTCACGGCCTACCGCACGGTGGACGCCCCTGCAGACCCCACCCGGCGCCTTGAGGTCCCTGTCCTCGGCGACCACGGGGCGCCCGCCGCCGCGGCGCCGCTCGTAGCGCCAGAGCACCTCGCCGAGCGGATCAGCGAGATCGACGCGGTGCTGTTTACGAGCCCGAGCATCGTCCGCCGCTTCGCCCAGCTCGCCGGGACCGACTTTCCGGGGCCAGCGATCGCCATCGGCGGGACTACGGCGGCGGAGCTGACCCGCCTCGGGTTTCAGCGCGTCCACACGGCTCAGGCGCCCACGCCCGCGGCCATGGTGGACGCATGGGCTGCCTCCTTAGACTGA
- the hemB gene encoding porphobilinogen synthase, giving the protein MSFPAQRPRRLRTSPAMRRLTAETSLEARHLILPAFVREGLSEPNPITSMPGVVQHTRDTLKAAAAEAAELGLGGIMLFGIPEQRDAVGSAGMDPQGVLNQAISDVRAEVGDDLIVMSDVCLDEFTDHGHCGVLDDAGRVDNDATLEIYAEMAVQQAAAGAHVLGPSGMMDGQVAVIRQALDAAGWTDTVVLAYAAKYASAFYGPFREAVDSQLKGDRRTYQMDAANRREAVREVELDLAEGADMVMVKPAMSYLDILSDVAALSDVPVSAYQISGEYAMIEAAAANGWIDRRAAITESVLGIRRAGADTVLTYAATELAGWLTEGK; this is encoded by the coding sequence ATGAGCTTTCCTGCCCAGCGGCCCCGCCGCTTGCGCACCAGCCCGGCCATGCGCCGTCTGACCGCCGAGACCTCCTTGGAGGCGCGGCACCTCATCCTGCCCGCCTTCGTGCGCGAGGGCCTGAGCGAGCCTAACCCGATCACGTCGATGCCCGGCGTTGTCCAGCACACCCGCGACACGCTGAAGGCGGCCGCGGCTGAGGCGGCGGAGCTCGGCCTCGGCGGGATTATGCTCTTCGGGATTCCGGAGCAGCGCGACGCCGTGGGCAGCGCGGGTATGGATCCGCAGGGCGTGCTCAACCAAGCGATTAGCGATGTCCGGGCCGAGGTCGGCGATGACCTCATCGTCATGAGCGATGTCTGCTTGGACGAGTTCACCGATCACGGGCACTGCGGAGTGCTGGATGATGCCGGGCGCGTGGACAATGATGCGACGCTGGAGATATACGCGGAGATGGCCGTTCAGCAGGCGGCCGCGGGGGCGCACGTGCTGGGGCCGTCCGGGATGATGGACGGCCAAGTGGCCGTGATTCGGCAGGCGCTTGACGCCGCGGGATGGACCGACACCGTTGTGTTGGCGTATGCAGCGAAGTACGCTTCGGCGTTCTACGGTCCCTTCCGGGAGGCGGTCGACTCGCAGCTGAAGGGCGATCGGCGCACCTACCAGATGGACGCCGCTAACCGCCGTGAGGCCGTGCGCGAGGTCGAGTTGGACTTGGCTGAAGGGGCGGACATGGTGATGGTTAAGCCCGCCATGAGCTACCTCGACATTCTCTCCGACGTGGCGGCTCTCTCCGATGTGCCGGTCTCCGCGTACCAGATCTCCGGCGAGTACGCGATGATCGAGGCGGCCGCCGCGAATGGCTGGATCGACCGCCGTGCTGCCATCACCGAGTCGGTGCTTGGGATCCGCCGCGCCGGGGCTGACACCGTGCTGACATACGCCGCGACCGAGCTCGCGGGCTGGCTCACAGAAGGGAAATAA
- the hemL gene encoding glutamate-1-semialdehyde 2,1-aminomutase produces MTTSEELFNRAKNLMPGGVNSPVRAFGSVGGTPRFMVSAEGPYLHDADGRDYVDLVGSWGPMLLGHKHPAVQDAVHAAVDKGLSFGTSTPDESALAELVMQRFGGVDRLRMVSTGTEATMTAVRLARGYTGRDLIVKFAGCYHGHLDSLLASAGSGVATLALPGSAGVTAATAGETLVVPYNDPEAVTEVFSEYGDRIAAIITESAPANMGVVTPGEGFNKFLLDTAHAHGALLIVDEVLTGFRASDAGYWGLSGRVEDWTPDLYTFGKVIGGGLPTAGLGGRAEVMDYLAPTGPVYQAGTLSGNPIAMAAGVATLTHATAEVYAHIDALSLELQEAVSAALNAEGVDHSIQTAGNLFSVAFGTSQHGVKNYADAQAQDAYRYAPFFHSMLESGVYLAPSVFEAWFLSAAHDDVAMERVYEALPAAARAAASAQPA; encoded by the coding sequence ATGACCACCTCCGAGGAACTCTTCAACCGCGCCAAGAACCTCATGCCTGGCGGCGTGAACTCGCCCGTGCGTGCCTTCGGGTCCGTGGGCGGCACGCCCCGCTTCATGGTCTCCGCGGAGGGGCCGTACTTGCACGACGCCGACGGACGCGACTACGTGGACCTCGTCGGCTCGTGGGGCCCCATGCTGTTGGGGCACAAGCACCCGGCCGTTCAGGATGCGGTCCACGCCGCCGTCGACAAGGGGCTGTCCTTCGGAACGTCCACGCCGGATGAATCTGCGCTGGCCGAGCTGGTCATGCAGCGGTTCGGTGGGGTGGACCGGTTGCGGATGGTCTCCACGGGCACCGAGGCCACGATGACGGCGGTCCGGCTGGCGCGTGGCTACACCGGCCGGGATCTGATCGTGAAGTTCGCCGGTTGCTACCACGGCCACCTCGATAGCCTGCTGGCCTCGGCCGGCTCCGGCGTCGCAACCCTCGCGTTGCCGGGGTCTGCGGGCGTCACCGCGGCCACCGCCGGGGAAACTCTCGTGGTGCCCTATAACGACCCCGAGGCCGTGACCGAGGTCTTCTCGGAATACGGTGACCGGATCGCCGCGATCATCACCGAGTCGGCTCCCGCGAACATGGGCGTGGTGACTCCGGGGGAGGGGTTCAATAAGTTCCTGCTGGACACAGCTCACGCGCACGGCGCGTTGCTGATCGTCGACGAGGTGTTGACGGGTTTCCGCGCCTCAGACGCTGGGTACTGGGGGCTTTCGGGCCGCGTCGAGGACTGGACGCCCGACCTCTATACGTTCGGCAAGGTCATCGGCGGCGGACTGCCCACCGCGGGCCTCGGCGGCCGGGCGGAGGTCATGGACTACTTGGCTCCGACGGGGCCGGTGTATCAGGCGGGCACGCTCTCCGGGAATCCCATTGCCATGGCCGCCGGCGTGGCCACCCTGACGCACGCCACAGCGGAGGTGTACGCGCACATTGACGCGCTGAGCCTTGAGCTGCAGGAGGCGGTTTCCGCGGCATTGAACGCCGAGGGGGTCGACCACTCGATCCAAACCGCGGGCAACCTCTTCTCGGTGGCCTTTGGCACGAGCCAGCACGGTGTGAAGAACTATGCGGACGCTCAGGCCCAAGACGCGTACCGCTATGCGCCGTTCTTCCATTCCATGCTGGAGTCCGGCGTCTACTTGGCGCCCAGCGTCTTCGAGGCCTGGTTCCTCTCTGCAGCACACGACGACGTCGCCATGGAGCGCGTGTACGAGGCGCTGCCGGCGGCCGCCCGCGCGGCGGCGTCGGCACAGCCCGCGTAA
- a CDS encoding MetQ/NlpA family ABC transporter substrate-binding protein: MRQKLSLAATGAVALFALTACGGDTPSAEENTNENGATIVTVGASPVPHAQILEFVDENLAADAGIDLEIEEFDDYQTPNIALDEGSIDANYYQHLPWLEDQVATKGYEFEHGTGVHIEPYAAFSQHASVEDIPDGGVVAITNDPANQLRGLKLLEEAGLLENIDDETTVLSLTDSQNPKGLQFEENQPEVLVQIAGDPKVDLAILNGNFLLQAGMKTSDALLVEDVSGENPYANFLAWRAGEQTEAIATLDELLHSDEVREYITETWPNGDVSPTE; this comes from the coding sequence ATGCGTCAGAAGCTCTCGCTCGCGGCAACCGGTGCGGTTGCCCTCTTCGCGCTGACGGCTTGCGGTGGAGACACCCCCAGCGCGGAGGAAAACACCAATGAGAATGGGGCCACCATCGTCACCGTCGGTGCCAGCCCGGTTCCCCACGCGCAAATCCTCGAATTCGTCGACGAGAACCTCGCCGCCGACGCCGGGATCGATCTGGAAATCGAAGAGTTCGACGACTACCAGACCCCGAACATTGCGCTGGATGAGGGCAGTATCGACGCCAACTACTACCAGCACCTGCCGTGGCTCGAAGACCAGGTCGCCACCAAGGGGTACGAATTCGAGCACGGCACCGGCGTCCACATCGAGCCCTACGCCGCGTTCTCCCAGCACGCCAGCGTCGAGGACATCCCGGACGGCGGCGTCGTGGCCATCACCAACGATCCGGCCAACCAGCTGCGCGGATTGAAGCTCCTCGAAGAGGCCGGGCTGCTCGAGAACATCGACGACGAGACCACGGTGCTCTCCCTGACCGACTCTCAGAACCCGAAGGGTCTGCAGTTCGAGGAGAACCAGCCGGAGGTCCTCGTTCAGATCGCGGGAGATCCGAAGGTCGATCTGGCCATCCTCAACGGCAACTTCCTGCTGCAGGCCGGCATGAAGACCTCCGACGCCCTCCTCGTGGAGGACGTCTCCGGCGAGAACCCGTATGCCAACTTCCTGGCCTGGCGCGCGGGCGAGCAGACCGAGGCGATCGCCACGCTCGACGAGCTGCTGCACTCGGACGAGGTGCGCGAGTACATCACGGAGACGTGGCCGAACGGCGATGTCAGCCCGACCGAGTAA
- a CDS encoding methionine ABC transporter permease produces the protein MDWLTSLLDNPGITEALPEAVVETLIMMVIGSLATVAIGLPLGVVLFTSAPGGLAPVRWLNVVLAGIIVNITRSIPYAILMLALIPFTQWIVGTGIGPYAACVSLTIGTVPFFARLVETSLRDIHSGKIDAALVMGSTRFQVVRKILLPEALPGIMAGITTTVVMLIGYSAMAGIIGGGGLGRLAYNYGFQRFDSQVMVATLVVIVVIVQLVQALGDWTTRRVDHR, from the coding sequence ATGGACTGGCTGACCTCCCTCCTCGACAATCCGGGGATCACCGAGGCCCTCCCCGAAGCCGTCGTCGAAACCCTCATCATGATGGTGATCGGTTCGCTCGCCACCGTCGCCATCGGACTACCCCTCGGTGTCGTGCTCTTCACGAGCGCCCCCGGCGGATTAGCCCCCGTCCGGTGGCTCAACGTGGTCCTCGCCGGCATCATCGTCAACATCACCCGGTCCATCCCCTACGCCATCCTGATGCTGGCGCTCATCCCGTTCACCCAGTGGATCGTCGGCACCGGCATCGGCCCCTACGCGGCCTGCGTTTCCCTGACCATCGGTACGGTGCCGTTCTTCGCGCGCCTCGTGGAAACCTCCTTGCGGGACATCCACTCGGGCAAGATCGACGCGGCACTGGTCATGGGATCCACGCGTTTCCAGGTGGTCCGCAAGATCCTGCTGCCAGAAGCCCTGCCGGGCATCATGGCCGGCATTACGACGACGGTCGTCATGTTGATCGGTTATTCCGCGATGGCTGGCATCATCGGTGGCGGCGGCCTCGGTCGCCTCGCCTACAACTATGGCTTCCAACGGTTCGATAGCCAGGTCATGGTGGCCACCCTGGTCGTCATCGTCGTCATCGTTCAACTGGTCCAGGCGCTGGGCGACTGGACGACGCGCCGCGTCGATCATCGTTGA